From a region of the Labrus mixtus chromosome 5, fLabMix1.1, whole genome shotgun sequence genome:
- the clip1a gene encoding CAP-Gly domain-containing linker protein 1 isoform X3, translated as MSTAKPTGIKAPSKITKPGTGAPKTNPGTAGAKVASDKSAASASGGDDQSGGENFQVGDRVWVNGNKPGYIQFLGETQFAPGQWAGIVLDEAIGKNDGSVAGVRYFQCEALRGIFTRPSKLSLTEGEANGTQTAPPSRASSPTPSVGSVASHTPATKSALPTTTATKKASTATAATPATPATPSSNLARTNSESVSNLSETGSVKKGERELKMGDRVLVGGTKAGVVRFLGETDFAKGEWCGVELDEPLGKNDGAVAGTRYFQCQPRYGLFAPVHKVTRIGFPSTTPAKAKTTVRKVVATPTGLKRSPSASSISTMSSVTSSVSAKPSRTGLLTETSSRYNRKISGTTALQEALKEKQQHIEQLMAERDMERAEVAKATSHAGEMEQEIGLLRVDQEQMEAKMDQLRALVEAADKDKVELVNQLEEERRKVEDLQFRVEEACITKGDLETQTRLEHVHIKELEQSLLFEKTKAEKLQRELEDTRVATVSEKSRIMELERDLTLRKREVADLQLRLGTQQGSEDSNAALSPLLEEITSLRDQLASQEVKQQEELAKYKEKLEGQEKSHAEAVAQIQAASVKISGDKEQLQMQLSQAEKENAESIDQWRSKLESAVASHQQAMEELKLSFSKGAGAQAEELVETKSALEKLKLGHQLALDEAGSKHQASAAAWTQEKQALKAQLLSLTEDKERLEDSLRSSVDKTEEQHLVEMEDVLGKLHAAEIRVKELEEKEAKSAQEAQDKEKETKEQIAEMVALRSQVAQGNQEVETLKSQLGAVQSQGTNQDAKVSELSSQLESRQQEVLSLQKSLTTTQQEKDSLEEELGGLKQKLTESTEQQTSSSKTMQETLEKLSKKEEQCTSLTTESESLRSQLSGLERKLKATDEKLEQLSQDKSKLENDISDMMKATGDSSVQLTKMNEDLKLKERRLEELQSQLSEEKENVARLDEQLKQEQSRKEQELKDTRETHQSERSSLQEKITNLENTVKQSQTQVEELKASHQKATSEASELHVKELDVLKGQVDKLKQELTSSKNKTQELEKSVSELQPYKEQAQCLSAELDSSKHDVEHLRKKLENQSLDLEKRCKEIGDVKAEKDNMKKQLSDLQTKLSALEKSHQELSVQNEELILTRDKLSKTQEELLTDKKRSDEEKVSLDKELEKLKSCLQEVQTENKKLKHVEGEHQAQIEELQSKNAKIEDSLLKHQQDIKQTEAKNKQLLEDYEDSCKERSRLEEDLNESKSKLTCEKDNLILERDSARNAKKSLDAKNAKLQEKIKSLNLEKEDLTMKNTQLQALTETLTKEKSEMSNEISAAASDIKSLETLKEELQNKLSATKKDLESSARECEELKASKMSLTQMLEEFKTSSQVTDSERLHLLQEKENLLAIQRKVCNEKEELLSEVEDIKEKLQATTQQLSQSNEKFKEALSSFEEEKKTFQQQNSETEMALHAVRKEKMSVDSALEQQKMDYERLAGEKAELEEKHTKIISEKTALSLERDKLASDIRNTKDQLDSFSKANAVCNQEQSNLTTMLEESKRQNEEVEAAITSLKQEKRDLQNELQKQKSDIDILEKDKTDLVQEQTKLKKDYEKSHSEFVQQVENLTKDCQRLQTLQTEAEQKVQSSQKENQALLQEIQELKSQTESVSEAKVLLETQLKAESGERSKVMSDKDGLSKLIEELQKKLSSVTQENKEISSNLKNVDEQKKSLVADMEALKTQLKQQEEDGRQLTVDKEQLLSKLEEMGKQMSSLTAEKEDLLAGRCKLEQDISSIHQNEESWLSERSRLLGEIEKLHASQKQLEADVNRYKDEFAEQHNNNAELHAKRDVCEAERNEAIQQVGQLESKLKNAISKQLEAVEASGKTAEALEQLTKEKSSLMQEKNKAESMLKELRSSKQEVETQLKQLKEENSKYQEDLNVSKEQLCTETQRTKSLCQEIEELKEAVSVKTQSLQSLQDDNSKLTQELDSKHKGQSDVIKLKDEHSKLKKQLKEMKQSLPHNAFSESTLKEKFDKEKGALQQSINKNSALVSEKDQQVENLKSELAVLRGESASVKTLQGTMQALEQDKANLQERVQRLEKDLKSGPENTNKSSGDAVLDQLREDKETAESQIEFLNSVIVDLQRKNQEQKEKLEKMAEAALNGNNPSELDNYDSHDKEPVKKKLPPRLFCDICDCFDLHDTEDCPTQTQMPDSPEHSTFHGTKGEERPYCDICEVFGHWTDSCNDDQTF; from the exons ATGAGCACAGCTAAGCCCACAGGGATCAAAGCGCCCAGCAAGATAACTAAACCTGGGACAGGAGCCCCCAAGACCAACCCCGGCACAG CAGGCGCTAAAGTTGCGTCAGACAAATCAGCTGCAAGTGCCAGTGGAGGAGATGACCAGAGCGGCGGCGAGAACTTCCAGGTTGGGGATCGAGTATGGGTGAATGGGAATAAGCCCGGCTACATCCAGTTTTTGGGAGAGACACAGTTTGCCCCGGGGCAATGGGCAGGGATTGTACTCGATGAGGCAATTGGGAAAAATGACGGGTCGGTGGCAGGGGTGCGGTACTTCCAGTGTGAAGCACTACGAGGAATATTCACACGTCCATCCAAGTTGTCTCTCACTGAAGGGGAGGCTAATGGAACTCAGACAGCACCACCCTCCCGTGCTTCATCTCCCACTCCGTCGGTTGGTAGTGTGGCCTCACATACACCTGCCACCAAATCAGCATTACCAACTACAACTGCAACCAAGAAGGCCTCTACCGCCACAGCAGCTACACCAGCTACGCCGGCTACACCATCCTCCAACCTCGCACGCACAAACAGTGAATCTGTGTCCAACCTCTCGGAGACTGGATCAGTGAAGAAGGGGGAACGGGAACTGAAGATGGGCGATAGAGTACTG GTTGGTGGTACAAAGGCAGGAGTGGTACGTTTCCTTGGAGAAACAGATTTTGCAAAAGGCGAGTGGTGCGGAGTGGAGTTGGATGAGCCCTTAGGAAAGAATGATGGGGCAGTTGCAGGCACAAG ATATTTCCAGTGCCAGCCCAGGTATGGCTTATTTGCTCCTGTGCATAAAGTCACACGCATTGGCTTCCCTTCCACCACACCAgccaaagcaaaaacaacagtACGAAAAGTGGTGGCCACACCGACAGGGCTAAAGCGCAGCCCTAGTGCCTCCTCCATCAGTACCATGAgctctgtgacatcatcagtcagCGCAAAGCCCAGTCGCACAGGCCTG TTAACAGAGACATCATCACGCTACAATCGTAAGATTTCGGGCACCACGGCCCTGCAGGAGGCTCTgaaggagaagcagcagcacaTTGAGCAGCTGATGGCTGAGAGGGACATGGAAAGAGCAGAGGTTGCCAAGGCGACCAGCCACGCCGGAGAGATGGAGCAAGAAATCGGCCTTCTCAGAGTCGATCAGGAGCAG ATGGAGGCTAAGATGGACCAGTTACGTGCCTTGGTAGAAGctgcagacaaagacaaagtggaGCTGGTGaatcagctggaggaggagcgtAG GAAGGTGGAGGACCTTCAGTTCCGCGTAGAGGAAGCTTGCATTACCAAAGGAGACCTGGAG ACGCAGACCAGACTGGAGCATGTCCACATTAAGGAGCTTGAACAGAGCCTGCTCTTTGAAAAGACCAAAGCTGAGAAACTCCAAAGAGAGTTAGAAGACACTAGG GTTGCAACAGTGTCAGAAAAATCCCGTATTATGGAGCTTGAGAGGGACCTTACACTGCGAAAAAGAGAAGTAGCTGACCTGCAGCTGCGTCTCGGCACCCAGCAGGGCTCTGAAGACTCAAACGCGGCTCTTTCTCCCCTTCTGGAAGAGATCACCTCTCTGAGGGATCAGCTGGCTTCCCAAGAAGTCAAGCAGCAAGAAGAGCTGGCTAAATATAAGGAGAAGCTAGAAGGTCAAGAAAAGAGCCACGCTGAGGCTGTCGCCCAAATTCAGGCTGCATCTGTAAAGATCTCTGGTGACAAGGAGCAGCTCCAGATGCAGTTAAGTCAAGCTGAGAAGGAGAATGCTGAAAGTATTGATCAGTGGCGGTCCAAGTTGGAGTCTGCTGTCGCCTCTCACCAGCAAGCCATGGAGGAGCTGAAGTTGTCTTTCAGCAAAGGTGCAGGAGCTCAGGCAGAAGAACTTGTAGAAACTAAAAGTGCTCTAGAGAAGCTGAAGTTAGGGCACCAGTTGGCTCTAGACGAGGCTGGATCCAAACATCAAGCTAGTGCTGCTGCTTGGACTCAGGAGAAGCAGGCGCTGAAGGCACAGCTGCTGTCTTTGACTGAGGACAAGGAGCGACTGGAGGACTCACTGCGGTCCAGTGTGGACAAAACCGAAGAGCAGCACCTTGTGGAGATGGAGGATGTTCTCGGGAAGCTTCATGCTGCTGAAATTAGGGTTAAGGAGCTCGAGGAGAAAGAAGCGAAATCAGCGCAGGAGGCCCAAGATAAGGAGAAAGAAACCAAAGAGCAGATTGCAGAAATGGTGGCTCTGCGCAGTCAGGTAGCACAAGGTAACCAGGAGGTTGAGACCCTGAAGAGTCAGTTAGGGGCGGTTCAGAGCCAGGGAACCAACCAGGATGCAAAG GTGAGTGAATTGAGCTCTCAGCTGGAGAGCAGACAGCAAGAAGTGCTCTCTTTACAGAAGAGTCTGACCACCACCCAGCAGGAGAAGGACTCCCTGGAAGAGGAGCTCGGAGGCTTG AAACAAAAGCTGACTGAAAGCACAGAGCAGCAGACTAGTTCATCTAAAACTATGCAAG AAACACTTGAGAAGCTCAGTAAGAAAGAGGAGCAGTGCACATCCCTGACCACAGAATCCGAGTCTCTCAGGAGTCAGCTTTCTG GGCTGGAAAGGAAACTGAAGGCCACAGATGAAAAGCTTGAGCAGCTATCACAGGACAAAAGCAAGCTGGAAAATGACATTTCAGACATGATGAAGGCAACTGGTGATAGTTCAGTACAGCTGACCAAAATGAATGAAGACCTCAAGCTGAAAGAAAG GAGGCTTGAGGAGTTACAGAGTCAACTgtcagaggagaaggagaatgTGGCACGCTTGGATGAACAACTCAAGCAGGAACAATCTCGCAAGGAGCAGGAGCTGAAAGACACCAGAGAAACACATCAGTCTGAAAGAAGCAGCCTTCAGGAGAAGATCACAAACTTG GAGAATACTGTTAAACAGAGTCAGACTCAGGTTGAGGAGCTGAAGGCCTCACACCAGAAAGCGACCTCTGAAGCCTCTGAGCTCCACGTGAAGGAGCTTGATGTGCTGAAAGGTCAGGTTGACAAGTTGAAGCAGGAGCTCACCTCCTCAAAGAACAAAACCCAGGAGCTGGAGAAGTCGGTGTCTGAGCTTCAGCCATACAAGGAACAAGCTCAG TGTCTTTCTGCTGAGCTTGACTCCTCCAAGCATGACGTTGAACATTTGCGCAAAAAACTGGAAAACCAGAGTCTAGATCTGGAAAAAAGGTGTAAGGAGATTGGGGATGTTAAGGCAGAgaaagacaatatgaagaaacAGCTCTCAGATTTGCAAACGAAGCTCTCTGCCCTCGAGAAGAGTCACCAGGAGCTTTCAGTCCAAAATGAAGAACTCATATTAACCAGAGATAAGCTATCCAAAACTCAGGAGGAACTACTCACCGACAAAAAGCGGTCAGATGAAGAAAAGGTTTCTTTGGACAAGGAGCTTGAGAAGCTCAAAAGTTGTCTTCAGGAGGTgcagactgaaaacaaaaaactgaaacatgttgaaggTGAACACCAAGCCCAGATTGAGGAGCTTCAAAGCAAAAATGCAAAGATTGAAGACTCGCTGCTAAAGCATCAACAGGACATCAAGCAAACTGAGGCTAAAAATAAGCAACTCCTCGAGGACTATGAAGATTCCTGCAAAGAGAGGAGTCGCCTTGAAGAAGATCTCAATGAAAGCAAGTCGAAGCTCACGTGTGAGAAGGACAATCTCATTTTAGAGAGAGATTCTGccagaaatgcaaagaaatctCTTGATGCAAAGAATGCTAAGTTGCAGGAAAAGATTAAATCCTTGAACTTAGAAAAAGAAGATCTCACGATGAAGAATACCCAGCTGCAGGCTCTCACAGAAACACTGACTAAAGAGAAGTCAGAGATGTCCAATGAAATCAGTGCTGCTGCGTCGGATATAAAGAGCCTGGAGACCCTGAAGGAGGAGCTCCAGAACAAGCTCAGTGCCACAAAGAAAGATTTGGAGAGCTCCGCCCGCGAATGTGAAGAACTCAAAGCCTCAAAAATGAGCTTGACCCAGATGCTGGAGGAGTTCAAGACGAGCAGCCAGGTGACTGATTCTGAGAGGCTTCACCTTCTGCAGGAGAAAGAGAACCTACTTGCAATCCAGAGAAAAGTCTGCAACGAGAAGGAAGAGCTCCTCAGTGAGGTAGAAGACATAAAAGAGAAGCTACAAGCCACAACACAGCAGTTGTCTCAGTCCAATGAGAAATTTAAAGAAGCACTTTCATCTtttgaagaagagaagaagacattTCAGCAGCAGAATTCTGAAACGGAGATGGCTCTTCATGctgtgagaaaagaaaagatgagcgTGGATTCAGCGCTAGAGCAGCAGAAGATGGATTACGAGCGTTTGGCAGGAGAGAAGGCAGAActagaagagaaacacacaaaaatcatATCTGAAAAAACTGCTCTTTCTCTCGAGCGGGATAAACTAGCTAGTGATATCCGAAACACCAAGGACCAGTTGGACAGTTTCTCCAAAGCGAACGCTGTCTGTAATCAAGAACAGTCTAATTTAACAACAATGCTGGAAGAGTCAAAACGACAAAATGAAGAGGTGGAAGCAGCGATCACATCTTTGAAGCAAGAAAAAAGGGACCTACAAAATgaactgcagaaacaaaaatcGGACATTGACATtcttgaaaaagacaaaactgaccTGGTTCAAGAGCAGACAAAACTGAAAAAGGATTATGAGAAGTCTCATTCAGAATTTGTTCAACAGGTTGAAAACCTCACAAAGGATTGTCAGCGTCTGCAAACACTGCAGACTGAAGCCGAACAGAAAGTTCAGTCGTCGCAGAAAGAGAACCAGGCGCTGCTGCAGGAGATCCAGGAGTTAAAAAGTCAGACTGAATCAGTGTCAGAGGCCAAGGTCCTTCTGGAGACCCAGTTAAAGGCTGAGTCTGGTGAAAGGAGTAAAGTGATGTCTGACAAGGACGGTCTTTCCAAACTAATtgaagagctgcagaaaaagtTGTCCAGTGTCAcgcaagaaaacaaagagatctCATCCAACCTGAAGAATGTTGATGAGCAGAAGAAGTCTTTGGTGGCCGATATGGAGGCATTGAAAACACAACTGAAGCAGCAAGAAGAAGACGGTCGTCAGTTGACAGTAGATAAAGAGCAGCTGCTGTCGAAGCTCGAGGAGATGGGCAAACAGATGAGCTCCCTGACTGCAGAGAAGGAGGACCTCTTAGCCGGAAGATGTAAATTGGAGCAAGATATTTCTTCCATTCACCAAAATGAGGAAAGCTGGCTCTCCGAACGCTCTAGACTCCTTGGAGAGATAGAAAAGTTGCATGCTAGCCAGAAACAACTAGAGGCTGACGTCAACCGATACAAGGATGAGTTTGCAGAGCAGCACAACAATAATGCAGAACTTCATGCAAAGAGAGACGTCTGCGAGGCGGAGAGAAATGAAGCCATCCAGCAAGTCGGGCAGCTCGAATCCAAACTCAAAAATGCCATTTCTAAGCAGCTTGAG GCGGTAGAGGCCTCTGGCAAGACTGCTGAGGCTCTCGAACAGCTGACAAAAGAGAAATCCAGTTTGATGCAGGAGAAGAACAAAGCCGAGTCGATGCTGAAGGAGCTGAGGAGCTCTAAGCAGGAGGTGGAGACTCAG ctcAAACAATTGAAGGAAGAGAATTCAAAGTACCAAGAAGATCTGAATGTATCGAAAGAGCAGCTTTGCACCGAAACTCAGAGGACGAAGAGTCTGTGCCAGGAGAT CGAGGAGCTCAAAGAAGCCGTTTCTGTGAAGACACAGTCCCTGCAGTCGCTGCAAGATGACAACAGCAAGCTGACGCAGGAGCTGGACAGCAAACACAAAGGCCAGAGTGACGTCATCAAG CTCAAAGATGAGCACTCCAAACTCAAGAAACAGCTGAAAGAGATGAAGCAAAG CCTGCCACATAACGCCTTCAG TGAGAGCACCTTGAAGGAGAAGTTTGACAAGGAGAAGGGCGCCCTCCAACAGTCCATCAATAAAAACAGTGCCTTAGTATCAGAGAAGGACCAGCAGGTGGAAAACCTGAAGAGTGAG CTGGCTGTACTGCGAGGGGAAAGTGCCTCCGTTAAGACTCTGCAGGGTACAATGCAGGCCTTGGAGCAGGACAAGGCTAATCTACAGGAGCGAGTCCAGAGACTGGAGAAGGACCTGAAATCAGGCCCTGAAAACACTAACAAGTCCTCAG